The Pseudomonadota bacterium genome includes a region encoding these proteins:
- a CDS encoding PDZ domain-containing protein codes for MTRIIQFAVQFVVLGLAIAFIIVWFRPQLLPAFNQGAASPSTQSYADAVNRTAPAVVSIYTRTLVSEPLGGDFSDPLFNAIYGGRMITRPRRGLGSGVIISSDGLILTTLHVISRVDDILVALWDGRVAEATVVGRDPGTDLAVLRIDLDNLPVASLAESDSVRAGDVVLAIGNAFGLSHTVTMGIVSATGRGDLSLASFEDFIQTDAAINAGNSGGALINPAGEVVGINSASLGQSTGAQGISFAIPADVVRRVTEQIIEYGRVKRGWAGIELADVTLRLTDASVQSGARITRVHSGSPAWEAGLKPGDILVSAAGLAVNSAREVMQLIANSEPGREMELEVLRGNELFTTSVSLIQQPPLRD; via the coding sequence ATGACCCGTATCATTCAATTTGCTGTCCAGTTCGTGGTGCTGGGTCTGGCCATCGCGTTCATCATCGTGTGGTTCCGACCGCAGCTGCTGCCGGCGTTCAACCAGGGCGCCGCATCACCGTCAACACAATCCTATGCCGATGCAGTCAACCGTACCGCACCGGCAGTGGTCAGCATCTACACCCGCACGCTGGTCAGCGAGCCGCTCGGTGGCGACTTTTCCGATCCGCTGTTCAACGCGATCTACGGGGGACGGATGATCACGCGCCCCCGGCGCGGGCTGGGATCAGGCGTCATCATCTCCAGCGATGGGCTGATTCTGACCACCCTCCACGTGATCTCGCGCGTCGACGACATACTGGTTGCGCTGTGGGACGGACGCGTCGCCGAGGCCACCGTGGTCGGTCGCGATCCGGGCACCGACCTGGCCGTGTTGCGCATTGATCTTGACAATCTGCCCGTCGCCAGCCTGGCCGAATCGGACAGCGTGCGGGCCGGCGATGTCGTGCTGGCGATCGGCAATGCCTTTGGACTGAGCCATACCGTCACCATGGGCATCGTCAGCGCCACCGGCCGCGGCGACCTCAGTCTGGCCAGCTTCGAGGACTTCATCCAGACCGACGCGGCCATCAATGCCGGTAATTCCGGCGGCGCGCTGATCAACCCGGCAGGCGAGGTGGTCGGCATCAACAGCGCATCGCTGGGCCAGTCCACCGGTGCCCAGGGGATTTCCTTTGCCATACCCGCAGACGTCGTCCGACGCGTCACCGAGCAGATCATCGAGTACGGCCGCGTCAAGCGCGGCTGGGCCGGTATCGAGCTGGCCGACGTCACCCTTCGCCTGACCGATGCATCGGTCCAGAGCGGCGCGCGCATCACCCGGGTTCACAGCGGCAGTCCGGCCTGGGAAGCCGGCCTCAAACCCGGCGATATCCTGGTCAGCGCTGCTGGCCTGGCCGTCAACAGCGCGCGCGAGGTGATGCAGCTAATCGCCAATTCCGAGCCCGGCC
- the petA gene encoding ubiquinol-cytochrome c reductase iron-sulfur subunit, producing the protein MSDTETLASLQPPENPGRRRLLTWTTGVVGAAGAGLAAWPFVASWKPSAKARLIGAPVEVFIGNLEPGQILRVQWRGQTIGLMRRTERMLEDLQVLNERLADPNSEVSSQQPGYAQNIHRSLRPEILVANIHCTHLGCVPQVLPEVEAQPFDADWRGGFFCPCHRSKFDLAGRVYRGVPAQLNLLIPPYSFIDDDHVIIGVDPQGAA; encoded by the coding sequence ATGTCGGATACTGAAACTCTTGCTTCCCTGCAGCCGCCGGAGAATCCGGGTCGACGTCGCCTGCTGACCTGGACGACCGGAGTGGTCGGTGCCGCCGGGGCCGGTCTGGCGGCGTGGCCGTTCGTCGCCTCCTGGAAGCCGAGCGCCAAGGCGCGCCTTATCGGAGCGCCGGTCGAGGTGTTCATCGGCAATCTCGAACCCGGGCAGATCCTGCGCGTTCAGTGGCGCGGCCAGACGATCGGCCTGATGCGGCGCACCGAGCGCATGCTCGAGGACCTTCAGGTGCTCAATGAGCGGCTTGCCGACCCGAATTCGGAGGTCAGTTCGCAGCAGCCCGGTTACGCCCAGAACATCCACCGCTCGCTGCGTCCGGAGATTCTGGTGGCCAATATCCACTGCACGCATCTGGGCTGCGTGCCACAGGTCCTGCCCGAGGTCGAAGCGCAGCCCTTCGACGCTGACTGGCGTGGCGGCTTTTTCTGCCCCTGTCACCGTTCCAAGTTCGATCTGGCCGGCCGCGTCTACCGCGGCGTGCCGGCGCAGCTCAATCTGCTCATTCCGCCCTACAGTTTCATTGACGATGACCATGTCATCATCGGTGTCGATCCCCAAGGAGCCGCATGA
- a CDS encoding cytochrome bc complex cytochrome b subunit: MAKPASALSKNVRAIGAWVDERLPVSSFWKQHLSEYYAPKNFNLWYFFGSLAVLVLVNQLVTGIFLTMFYTPEADLAFASVEYIMRDVEWGWLIRYMHSTGASAFFIVVYLHMFRALLYGSYRKPRELIWVLGVFIYLVLMAEAFMGYVLPWGQMSYWGAQVIISLFGAIPVVGDGLVEWIRGDYMISDATLTRFFALHVVALPLALLMLVVLHLAALHEVGSNNPDGIEIKQKKDAAGRPLDGVPFHPYYTVKDLFGVGVFLILFAFVLFYAPEMGGLFLEPDNFVPADPLVTPEHIVPVWYFTPYYAMLRAVPDKLFGVIVMGAAVFVLFFLPWLDRSRVRSIRYKGWPSKIMLALFVVGFIRLGMLALGEGTPAQTLESRLWTVYYFAFFFTMPWVTKHEKTKPVPERVTK; encoded by the coding sequence ATGGCCAAGCCTGCCAGTGCCTTGAGCAAGAACGTCCGGGCCATCGGTGCCTGGGTCGACGAGCGACTGCCGGTCAGTTCGTTCTGGAAGCAGCATCTGAGCGAATACTACGCGCCGAAAAACTTCAACCTGTGGTATTTCTTCGGTTCCCTGGCCGTTCTGGTGCTGGTCAACCAGCTGGTCACCGGCATCTTCCTGACCATGTTCTACACGCCCGAGGCGGATCTGGCCTTTGCCTCGGTCGAGTACATCATGCGCGACGTCGAATGGGGCTGGCTGATCCGCTACATGCATTCAACCGGCGCATCGGCGTTCTTCATTGTTGTCTATCTGCACATGTTCCGGGCGCTGCTTTACGGTTCCTACCGCAAGCCGCGCGAGCTGATCTGGGTGCTGGGCGTATTCATTTATCTGGTATTGATGGCCGAGGCCTTCATGGGCTATGTGCTGCCCTGGGGCCAGATGTCCTACTGGGGTGCCCAGGTCATCATCTCGCTGTTCGGCGCGATTCCGGTGGTCGGCGACGGTCTGGTCGAGTGGATACGCGGCGACTACATGATCTCCGACGCGACGCTGACGCGCTTTTTCGCGCTGCACGTGGTCGCTTTGCCGCTGGCGCTGCTGATGCTGGTCGTGCTGCACCTGGCCGCGCTGCACGAGGTCGGGTCGAACAATCCCGACGGTATCGAAATCAAGCAGAAGAAGGATGCAGCGGGTCGCCCGCTCGACGGCGTGCCGTTTCATCCCTATTACACCGTCAAGGATCTGTTCGGCGTCGGGGTGTTCCTGATTCTGTTCGCTTTCGTGCTGTTCTACGCGCCGGAGATGGGCGGGTTGTTTCTGGAGCCCGACAACTTCGTGCCGGCTGACCCGCTGGTAACCCCTGAGCATATCGTGCCGGTCTGGTACTTCACGCCTTACTACGCCATGCTGCGTGCGGTCCCTGACAAGCTGTTCGGCGTGATCGTGATGGGTGCGGCGGTTTTCGTGCTGTTCTTCCTGCCGTGGCTGGATCGCTCGCGAGTCAGGTCAATTCGCTACAAGGGCTGGCCGAGCAAGATCATGCTGGCGCTGTTTGTGGTCGGGTTCATTCGTCTCGGCATGCTGGCCCTGGGCGAAGGCACACCGGCACAGACGCTGGAATCGCGACTGTGGACCGTCTACTACTTCGCGTTTTTCTTCACGATGCCGTGGGTCACGAAGCATGAAAAGACCAAGCCGGTACCGGAACGGGTGACCAAGTGA
- a CDS encoding cytochrome c1, with translation MKLRTIILAAGLFVCLGARAAGGGGELEQANINLTDTASLQRGAALFINYCMGCHSAQYLRYNRLAQDLDLTEEQVESHLLFGDREISDYMLTAMDADQAEEWFGITPPDLTLTARSRGPDWVYTFLKSFYLTEDGWNNTVLPNAAMPHVLWELQGVQRAVTETHTDEEGVEHVEMVGLELDEPGQLSPEDYEGVARDLVAFMEYAAEPARLKRESLGIWVLLFLAVFTFLAWLLYHEYWKDVK, from the coding sequence ATGAAACTACGGACGATCATTCTCGCTGCAGGCCTGTTTGTTTGCCTGGGTGCTCGAGCTGCCGGCGGTGGAGGCGAGCTCGAGCAAGCCAACATCAACCTGACCGACACGGCATCGCTGCAGCGTGGTGCGGCGCTGTTTATCAACTACTGCATGGGTTGTCACTCGGCTCAGTACCTTCGCTACAACCGACTGGCACAGGATCTGGACCTGACCGAAGAACAAGTCGAGTCCCACCTTCTGTTCGGTGACCGGGAAATCAGCGATTACATGCTGACCGCGATGGATGCCGATCAGGCTGAGGAATGGTTTGGCATTACGCCGCCGGATCTGACGCTGACGGCACGCTCGCGCGGCCCCGACTGGGTCTACACCTTCCTCAAGAGCTTCTACCTGACCGAGGACGGCTGGAACAACACGGTGCTGCCCAACGCGGCCATGCCGCACGTGCTGTGGGAACTGCAGGGCGTGCAGCGTGCCGTGACCGAAACCCATACCGATGAAGAGGGTGTCGAGCATGTCGAAATGGTCGGTCTGGAACTCGACGAGCCGGGGCAGCTTTCTCCGGAGGACTACGAGGGCGTGGCTCGCGACCTGGTCGCATTCATGGAATACGCCGCCGAGCCCGCCCGACTCAAGCGCGAGTCGCTTGGCATCTGGGTGCTGCTGTTCCTGGCCGTGTTCACGTTCCTGGCCTGGCTGCTCTACCACGAGTACTGGAAGGACGTGAAGTGA
- a CDS encoding stringent starvation protein A: MALYSSENCLDCHRVRFVLAEKGINVEIIHVEQDRAASADLAELNPYGETPTLVDKDLKLYGTWVVTEYLDERYPHPPLMPVDPLSRAYLRLAMYRIQRDWVESAKIIETSGGQKKIAAARKTLREGIIASDELFGLKTYLLSDELSLVDCALVPLLWRLPAYDVDIPAGKAPNAVRYMERMFARDSFKRSLTEAERILREGE; encoded by the coding sequence ATGGCCCTTTACTCCTCGGAGAACTGTCTTGACTGTCACCGCGTGCGCTTCGTGCTTGCCGAGAAGGGCATCAACGTCGAAATCATCCACGTCGAGCAGGACCGTGCCGCCAGTGCCGATCTGGCCGAGCTCAATCCCTATGGCGAGACGCCGACCCTGGTCGACAAGGACCTCAAGCTCTACGGCACCTGGGTCGTGACCGAGTATCTCGACGAACGCTACCCGCATCCGCCGCTGATGCCGGTCGATCCCCTGTCGCGGGCCTACCTGCGTCTGGCGATGTATCGCATCCAGCGCGACTGGGTCGAGTCGGCCAAGATCATCGAAACCTCGGGCGGTCAGAAAAAGATTGCCGCGGCACGCAAGACGTTGCGGGAAGGCATCATCGCCTCCGATGAGCTGTTCGGACTGAAGACCTATCTGCTCAGCGATGAGCTGTCGCTGGTTGACTGCGCGCTGGTGCCCTTGCTTTGGCGCCTGCCGGCTTATGATGTCGACATACCGGCCGGCAAGGCACCCAACGCCGTGCGCTACATGGAACGCATGTTTGCGCGTGACTCTTTCAAGCGCAGTCTGACCGAGGCCGAACGCATCCTGCGCGAGGGAGAGTAG
- a CDS encoding ClpXP protease specificity-enhancing factor yields the protein MRSSRPYLLRALHEWIVDSGLTPHLLVSAEHPGVEVPPSSIHDGRVVLNVSPSAVRDLLMDNESVSFVARFGGISHAVYVPVEAVQAVYARENGRGMMFPEDEEGETGATGSDKAGADDGKDLPDRKSRPNLKVIK from the coding sequence GTGCGCTCCTCGCGTCCGTACCTGCTGCGTGCCCTGCATGAGTGGATCGTCGACAGCGGATTGACGCCGCATCTGCTGGTCTCGGCCGAGCATCCCGGGGTCGAGGTCCCGCCGTCCAGCATCCACGATGGCCGGGTCGTCCTCAACGTCAGTCCGAGCGCGGTGCGTGACCTGCTCATGGACAACGAGTCAGTGTCTTTCGTTGCCCGCTTCGGGGGCATATCGCATGCCGTCTATGTTCCGGTTGAAGCGGTACAGGCGGTCTACGCGCGTGAAAATGGCCGCGGCATGATGTTTCCAGAAGACGAAGAGGGCGAAACAGGTGCGACCGGTTCGGACAAGGCCGGCGCCGACGACGGCAAGGACTTGCCTGACCGCAAGTCCCGGCCCAACCTGAAGGTCATCAAGTAA
- a CDS encoding DUF3301 domain-containing protein → MTGLDGAIGGLLGLALLGLFWASAVTARERARAAARAFCERNDWQLLDETVALRPLRPTRAARGLEWCRIYRFEFSPDGGGRRSGELTLQGRRLMRVWGERDDGSRLIEPD, encoded by the coding sequence ATGACCGGGCTGGACGGCGCGATCGGCGGACTGCTCGGGCTGGCGCTGCTTGGCCTGTTCTGGGCCTCGGCCGTCACCGCTCGAGAACGCGCCCGCGCTGCCGCCCGGGCGTTCTGCGAGCGCAACGACTGGCAGCTGCTCGACGAAACGGTCGCGCTGCGGCCACTGCGGCCGACCCGCGCTGCACGAGGGCTGGAATGGTGCCGGATCTATCGCTTTGAATTCAGCCCGGACGGCGGCGGAAGGCGGTCCGGCGAGCTGACGTTGCAGGGACGGCGGTTGATGCGGGTCTGGGGAGAGCGTGACGACGGCTCGCGGCTGATCGAGCCGGATTGA
- a CDS encoding DNA mismatch repair protein MutS — MSDHDDNDLFRSAVGPVRRVRSQRDRSRPAAPEAEARQRRRDEDAVMQELSTGPVDWSAVETGEEISHHKPGVQRRVLGRLRRGHWRIEDEIDLHQMNLEAARNTIREFLQQAWRERLSCIKIIHGKGLRSGPSGPQLKRLTASLLARDRRVAAFMSAPPHDGGTGAVYVLLQARR; from the coding sequence ATGAGTGATCACGATGACAATGACCTGTTTCGCAGCGCCGTAGGCCCGGTGCGCCGTGTGCGCAGTCAGCGCGACCGCAGTCGGCCGGCAGCACCCGAGGCCGAGGCCCGGCAGCGCCGACGCGACGAAGATGCCGTGATGCAGGAACTCTCGACCGGGCCGGTCGACTGGTCCGCCGTAGAGACGGGCGAGGAGATCAGCCACCACAAGCCCGGAGTGCAGCGGCGCGTGCTCGGGCGCCTGCGGCGAGGGCACTGGCGCATTGAAGACGAGATTGACCTGCACCAGATGAATCTCGAGGCGGCCCGCAACACCATTCGTGAATTCCTGCAGCAGGCCTGGCGCGAACGCCTGTCCTGTATCAAGATCATTCACGGCAAGGGGTTGCGCTCGGGCCCGTCGGGGCCGCAGCTCAAGCGCCTGACGGCCAGCCTGCTGGCACGCGACCGCAGAGTGGCCGCGTTCATGTCGGCACCGCCACACGACGGCGGCACCGGCGCGGTCTACGTGCTGCTGCAGGCGCGTCGATGA
- the surE gene encoding 5'/3'-nucleotidase SurE, which produces MHILIANDDGLHARGIRLLAERLADHCDQVTVVAPDRDRSGASNSLTLDRPIRVEQQAENVYRVYGTPTDCVHIAITGLLGDEPDMVVSGINAGANLGDDVLYSGTVAAAMEGRFLGLPAMAVSLVYGETGPHYYETAAEAACMLMAQLNDEPLPADTILNVNVPDIPWQEVRGFETTRLGHRHRSEDVIPLEDPRGRRFFWIGPAGSEQDNGPGTDFHAVRKHYVSVSPIHVDLTRYQALDQVSQWIEQLNSGRYRRQR; this is translated from the coding sequence ATGCACATTCTCATTGCCAACGACGACGGGCTGCACGCGCGCGGCATCCGGCTGCTGGCCGAGCGGCTCGCGGATCACTGCGACCAGGTCACGGTGGTGGCCCCCGACCGGGACCGCTCCGGTGCCAGCAATTCACTGACGCTCGATCGCCCGATTCGCGTTGAACAGCAGGCCGAGAACGTCTACCGGGTCTATGGTACCCCGACCGATTGCGTCCACATTGCCATAACCGGCCTGCTTGGTGATGAGCCCGACATGGTGGTATCGGGCATCAACGCCGGTGCCAACCTGGGCGATGACGTGCTGTATTCGGGCACGGTCGCCGCCGCCATGGAAGGCCGCTTCCTCGGTCTGCCGGCCATGGCCGTGTCGCTGGTTTATGGCGAGACGGGTCCACACTACTACGAGACGGCCGCCGAGGCGGCCTGCATGCTGATGGCCCAGCTCAACGATGAGCCGCTCCCGGCCGATACCATCCTCAATGTCAACGTGCCGGATATACCGTGGCAGGAGGTGCGGGGCTTCGAGACCACGCGACTGGGCCACCGGCACCGCTCAGAAGACGTGATTCCACTTGAAGACCCGCGCGGCCGACGGTTCTTCTGGATTGGCCCGGCCGGCAGCGAGCAGGACAACGGTCCTGGCACTGATTTTCACGCGGTGCGCAAGCACTACGTGTCGGTGTCGCCGATTCACGTCGACCTGACCCGTTACCAGGCGCTGGACCAGGTCAGCCAGTGGATCGAGCAGCTCAACAGCGGCCGCTATCGTCGTCAGCGATGA
- a CDS encoding protein-L-isoaspartate(D-aspartate) O-methyltransferase → MMTDMAKSGIGMTSEGTRQRLVRRLRDKGISDQRVLDAIRATPRHLFVDEALSSRAYEDTALPIGRGQTISQPFVVAMMTQAALAGREQLDTVLEVGTGSGYQAAILARVARKVFTTERIGELQRSARQRFHRLGLHNIYTRHVDGMGGWPGQAPFDAIVVTAGGRVPDALYEQLVVGGVLVAPEEAGVCQDLISVTRTGSGYERESLGAVSFVPLREGLE, encoded by the coding sequence ATGATGACCGACATGGCCAAGAGCGGTATCGGCATGACCTCGGAGGGCACACGCCAACGTCTGGTGCGAAGGCTGCGTGACAAGGGCATTTCGGATCAACGCGTGCTCGATGCGATCCGGGCCACGCCGCGTCACCTGTTTGTCGACGAAGCGTTGTCCTCGCGTGCCTATGAGGATACCGCGCTCCCAATCGGCCGGGGTCAGACCATATCGCAGCCGTTCGTCGTGGCGATGATGACCCAGGCTGCGCTGGCCGGTCGCGAGCAGCTCGACACGGTGCTGGAAGTCGGCACCGGCTCAGGCTATCAGGCGGCGATACTCGCGCGGGTCGCGCGCAAGGTGTTCACCACCGAGCGGATCGGGGAGCTGCAGCGCAGCGCCCGCCAGCGCTTTCACCGGCTCGGGCTGCACAATATCTACACCCGTCACGTCGACGGCATGGGCGGCTGGCCGGGCCAGGCGCCGTTCGACGCGATCGTCGTGACCGCGGGAGGACGGGTACCTGATGCCCTCTATGAGCAGCTGGTCGTCGGCGGCGTGCTGGTTGCGCCCGAGGAGGCCGGCGTTTGTCAGGATCTCATCAGCGTGACCCGCACCGGATCGGGCTACGAGCGTGAATCGCTCGGGGCGGTCAGCTTCGTGCCGCTGCGCGAGGGGCTGGAATGA
- a CDS encoding DedA family protein: MSMFRGLYDRVLVLSRHPHARRYLAALSLAEATVFPVPPDVMLGPMVLANRSAAWQLALLTTVASVVGGLIGYLIGWLAIDAVAPLIERTGYEQAYEAAVEAFRQYGVWFVIVAGFTPIPFKIITIAGGALVMPLWGFVLGSVIGRGARFFLVAGLVWLGGERAADHLREWVDAIGWVVVAVVGLALLLWWLW, encoded by the coding sequence CTGAGCATGTTCCGGGGGCTTTACGATCGGGTGTTGGTGCTGTCGCGACATCCCCACGCCCGGCGTTACCTGGCCGCGCTGAGCCTGGCCGAAGCCACGGTCTTTCCGGTGCCCCCCGATGTCATGCTGGGTCCGATGGTGCTGGCCAATCGGTCGGCTGCCTGGCAGCTGGCGCTGCTGACGACCGTTGCATCGGTTGTCGGCGGTCTGATCGGCTATCTCATCGGTTGGCTGGCCATCGACGCCGTGGCGCCGCTGATCGAGCGAACCGGCTATGAGCAGGCCTATGAAGCAGCGGTCGAGGCGTTTCGCCAATACGGCGTGTGGTTCGTCATTGTCGCCGGCTTCACGCCAATCCCGTTCAAGATCATCACGATTGCCGGCGGCGCGCTGGTCATGCCGCTGTGGGGATTCGTGCTGGGCTCGGTGATCGGACGAGGCGCGCGCTTTTTCCTGGTTGCCGGCCTGGTCTGGCTGGGTGGTGAACGTGCTGCCGATCACCTGCGCGAGTGGGTGGATGCCATCGGCTGGGTGGTCGTTGCTGTTGTCGGGCTGGCGCTGTTGCTGTGGTGGCTGTGGTAG
- a CDS encoding peptidoglycan DD-metalloendopeptidase family protein → MVAVVALRAVAIAAVCIGLLGACAPWQPAERPGESPARPRVIDPAPLFHEVARGDTLYSIAFRYGLDWRRVARWNGIDAPYIIRPGQELRLSAPPRRAVPAAGPAPAPAPAPGRPQEVDGTVEAPATPAPAASNPPLPADSHRSERPRSVAGLAWQWPTRGRVSRPFDAAATRKGIGIAGTAGQPVWAAADGRVVYSGTALIGYGELIIIKHSDELLSAYGHNRRRLVNEGDRIERGQQIAEMGTDDRREDVLHFEIRRNGEPVNPLDYLPKR, encoded by the coding sequence GTGGTGGCTGTGGTAGCGCTGCGCGCGGTCGCCATTGCAGCAGTCTGTATCGGCCTGCTGGGCGCGTGCGCGCCGTGGCAGCCGGCCGAGCGACCGGGTGAATCCCCGGCCCGGCCGCGCGTGATCGATCCGGCGCCACTGTTCCACGAGGTAGCGCGCGGCGATACGCTGTATTCGATCGCGTTTCGCTACGGGCTGGACTGGCGCCGGGTGGCGCGCTGGAACGGCATCGATGCGCCCTACATTATTCGTCCGGGTCAGGAACTGCGCCTGTCCGCACCGCCGCGGCGGGCTGTACCCGCTGCCGGGCCGGCCCCCGCTCCGGCTCCGGCTCCCGGCCGTCCGCAGGAAGTCGACGGCACCGTCGAAGCGCCGGCAACCCCGGCGCCTGCCGCAAGCAATCCGCCGCTGCCGGCCGACAGTCATCGCAGCGAGCGCCCGCGGTCGGTGGCCGGGCTGGCCTGGCAGTGGCCGACACGCGGGCGGGTCAGCCGGCCTTTTGATGCGGCCGCCACCCGCAAGGGCATCGGAATTGCGGGGACGGCCGGCCAGCCGGTTTGGGCGGCAGCCGATGGTCGAGTGGTCTACAGCGGAACCGCGCTGATCGGCTACGGCGAGCTGATCATCATCAAGCATTCCGACGAGTTGCTGTCGGCCTATGGCCACAACCGGCGTCGCCTGGTCAACGAGGGGGATCGCATCGAGCGGGGTCAGCAGATCGCGGAGATGGGCACCGACGACCGGCGCGAGGACGTGCTGCACTTTGAAATCCGCCGCAACGGCGAGCCGGTCAATCCGCTTGATTACCTGCCGAAAAGATGA
- the yhbY gene encoding ribosome assembly RNA-binding protein YhbY has translation MPLTNTQKKHLRGLSHDLDPVVIVADKGLTDNVMDEVEQALAHHELIKVRLRADRERRRSWIDRLLDQTHAELVQRIGQIVCLYRRNPEKPRIALPR, from the coding sequence ATGCCTCTGACCAACACCCAGAAAAAACATCTGCGCGGCCTCAGTCACGACCTCGATCCCGTGGTGATCGTAGCCGACAAGGGCCTGACCGACAACGTCATGGACGAAGTTGAGCAGGCGCTGGCGCACCATGAACTGATCAAGGTCAGGCTGCGCGCCGATCGCGAGCGACGGCGCAGCTGGATCGACCGGCTGCTCGACCAGACCCATGCCGAGCTTGTGCAGCGTATTGGCCAGATCGTCTGCCTGTATCGGCGCAATCCCGAAAAGCCGCGCATCGCACTGCCCCGCTGA
- a CDS encoding 23S rRNA methyltransferase: MPKQRTNELSWIGENANRPTLTSSARAAGYRARAAFKLLELDARDRLFRPGQRVVDLGAAPGSWSQVALEKVGAKGRVIALDILPMEPIKGVTFIQGDFREDEPLAALEMALEGDTVDLVLSDMAPNISGIGPADQARSIYLAELATAFAGQWLDQSGHLVVKAFQGEGFDALLTELRGCYRTVRVRKPPASRPESREIYLVAEGRRNQAAALTSLA, encoded by the coding sequence ATCCCGAAGCAACGAACCAACGAATTATCGTGGATTGGAGAAAACGCCAACAGGCCGACCCTTACGTCAAGCGCGCGCGCGGCGGGGTATCGGGCGCGGGCGGCGTTCAAGCTGCTTGAGCTCGATGCCAGGGATCGGCTGTTTCGGCCGGGCCAGCGGGTTGTCGACCTGGGCGCGGCGCCCGGCAGCTGGAGTCAGGTGGCGCTGGAGAAAGTCGGCGCGAAAGGGCGCGTGATTGCGCTGGACATCCTGCCTATGGAACCGATCAAGGGCGTGACCTTCATCCAGGGCGATTTTCGGGAAGACGAGCCACTGGCGGCACTTGAAATGGCCCTGGAAGGGGATACTGTTGACCTTGTGCTGTCGGATATGGCGCCCAATATCTCCGGTATCGGGCCCGCCGACCAGGCACGCAGCATTTACCTGGCCGAGCTGGCGACTGCATTCGCCGGGCAATGGCTGGATCAAAGCGGTCATCTGGTGGTCAAAGCGTTTCAGGGTGAGGGTTTTGACGCGCTGCTGACCGAACTCCGCGGCTGCTACCGGACAGTGCGGGTGCGCAAGCCTCCGGCTTCGAGGCCGGAGAGCCGTGAGATTTACCTGGTCGCCGAGGGGCGGCGGAACCAGGCAGCAGCATTGACATCGTTGGCGTAA